TTACTAAAACTTGTATATAAAAAACATGAAATTATCACATAATTATTTTCTAGTAATTCCCTTTTTTCTATTATTAATTATTACTGTTTCAGCTCAGAATAATTTTGTTGTTGATTCAAATTTAGTTAAAAAATTATCATCTATTAATACAAAAGATAGAGAAAACAATCCAATTGTTTCATCTGATGGAAAAATTATGTTTTTTAATTCAACCCGAAAAGGAACTAGAGCTTGGGCAACATTTGATAGCTTAAACAATAGATTTGATGAAGATATCTATTTTACTCGTAGGTTATCAACTAACAATTCCGTAGAAGAGTGGAGTGATCCTGTCAACTTAGGTTCTAAAATTAATACTAAGTCAGATGAAGGAGTTGTATCTGTTTCTCCAGATTGTAAAAAAATTTATTTTACTTCTGTAAAAAGAGGTTGGCTTTTGGATGGAGGTCCATTTTATTATGCACAATTAAGAGATACCCAACTAACTAATTTCAAAGGTTTAGGCGGAGGAATAACCATGTTTTTCAGGAACAACACTAAGTTAAATGAAAAAGGAGATGAAGATATTCATTCAAAAAGATTTAGATTATACGGTGCTTCAATCAGTGCGGATGGTAAAGATTTTTATTTTGCAACTACTGCTGGTACTAAGTCCGGGTTTCATGAAATTTTTGTATCCCACTTTAAAAATAGAGAGTGGACATATCCTCAAACTTTAGGTAGTCCTATCAATGATTCTGATTATGGAAATTATGCTCCATTTATTGCTGCTGATGGACATACTTTGTTTTTTTCTTCAAACAGACCAGATGGCTATGGTGGTGATGATATTTATGTTTCTATCAATAAGGATGGATATTGGCAAAAGCCTGTTAATATTGGTTCACCTATTAATACCCCTACAAACGAATCTTTTATTTCTATGACAGCCTCTGGAGAAAATATCTATATATGCTCAACTAGGGATAGTAGTGAAGACATTTATACAACTCCATTATCTTCAATACTTCCCCCTCAATACGTTGTAATGTTAAGAGGTACTGTTTTAGATAGTATCTCAGAAAATCCATTAGGAGCAAGAATTTTAGCAGAAGAAACTCAAACTGGGGATGCTTTATTTAACACTTCTAGTGATGGAAAAAATGGGACATATTCTGCTGTTTTAGAATCTGGCAAAAGATATACATTTACTGTTATTGCACCTGGATATAAACTTTTTTCTATTGGCTATCAGGTACCAAAAAATACTACATATAGAGAGTTAATGTATAACTTTAAGTTAACTCCAATAAGCACAACTACATCACTTGAAAATTTCAACCCAACCAATGAAGAGAGTGATGTTAATGACCCTAGATCTAAAGATGAAAACATTGAAGGAGAAGATGATGAAAATGAGCCTACATCAAAACAGATTCAATTAAAAGGAATTATTACCGATAAGAAATCAAATAAACCTTTAAAAGGGGTAGTTACATTAATTGATACAGAAACAGGTGATACTTTAAATATAAAAAAAGCAACTCAAAATGGTGCTTATAAAATTAATATAGATCAAGGTATAGACTATACAATTCATATTAGTGAACCAAAACATTACCCAGTTAGTATTCCATATAAAGTACCTGAGACTATATATAGAAGAATAGTTACATCAGATTTCCAATTAGATAAAATTGAGGATGTTTCACCTTCACTAGTTGAGAATTTAAGAAATTCAAAAGTAGAATCTGATAAGAATCCTAAAAAAAATAGAACTAAAGAGATTCTGGAAAGAAATGATTCAACTAAAAATAAAACTTTAGATTTAAGAAAATTGAATGGCACAATAACGGATATAGGAACAGGTGTTCCTTTATCCTCAAATATTTATTTAAATGAATCTAAGTCAGGAAATCAAGCAGCAAGTACTAATTCACTTACTGATGGATTGTATGAAATAAAATTAATTCCAGGAATTAAGTATGATATTGTTGTCAGGGCTGAAGGTTATTCTCCAGAAACAAAATCATTAATTATACCAAAATCAAGTTCTAAACAAGAATTTACGTACAACTTTTCATTAAGTAAATTAAATGAGATTAATTCTAAAAATAATTCATTATCTACATTTGTAAATAAAGTTATAGAACCAAGTGAAAACAAAATTGATAATAATATGGAAGCTTTATATACTAACAAAAATCAACAACAAAATGATTTAGAAGAATATGTTACTACTAAACCAATTATGTCATTTGGTGGAAAAGATCTAGAAGTAAATCCATTATTTATTAACTTGAATGCTCCATTTAATTATGGAACAGCAACTGTTAATCCTATACTTTATCCACAACTTGATAGCTTGATTAGTATGATGAAAAATGACGAGAGTATGAGAATTCAAATTGGAGGACATACCGATAATGTAGGTTCATCAAGTTATAACAAGTATTTGTCTCAATTACGAGCAGATGCTGTTAAAATTTATTTAATAGAAAAAGGTCAATTTCAAAATTATAGAATTAAATCAAAGGGTTTTGGATTAGACCAACCAATTGATACTAATGAAAGTGATCAAGGTAGAACAAACAACCGAAGAGTAGAAATTAAATTATTAAAAAATAAATTAATTAAAAAATTCAAATTAACTTCAAAATAAACTTAAGTTTAAATAGTTATATTGTTTTATATCATAAAATTTTTACATTTTTCAGTTTGATATTATTAAATTGCAACACTATTTGCAAATTATAATAATTAACTTTAATAATATTTATGTTAAAAATTGGTGATAAAGCTCCCTCGTTTACAGCTCTAGATCAAAACGAAACTATTCATTCTTTATCAGATTATTTAGGTAAAAAAATAGTAATCTATTTTTATCCAAAAGATATGACTAGTGGTTGTACAACTGAATCTTGTGACTTTAGAGACAATTTATCAAGAGTAAAATCTGGTGGAGCTTTTGTATTTGGTATTAGTCCAGATTCGGTCAAATCTCATAAAAAATTTGAAGAAAAAGAATCATTAAACTTCCCTCTTTTATCCGATCAAGATAAACAAATCTGTAAAGCATATTTTGTTTGGAAAGAAAAATCATTGTATGGTAAAAAATATTTTGGAGTTGAAAGAACTACTTATATAATTGATGAAAATGGAATAATTTCTAAAATATTTAATAAGGTTACTGTTTCTGGTCATGTTGAAGATGTATTAATAAATTTGACTCAAATGTAATGATTGATACACATTCACATATTTATTCAGAACATTTTGATTCAGATTTTGATTTGATGATTCAAAGAGCAAAAAATTTTGGTATAGAAAAAATAATAGTTCCAGCGACAAAACCATCTGAGTTTCACAAGATTTTCAATTTAATAAATAAAAATAAAATTTTTATTTATGGATGTTTAGGAATTCACCCACATCATGCACATGAAATCAATGATACAGATTTATTAAATTTAGAAAGTTTATCATTAAATAAAAACATCGTAGCCATTGGAGAAATTGGACTAGATTATCATTATGACTTTTGTCCAAAAGAAATTCAAAAAGATGTATTCAGAAAACAATTGAGAATAGCAAAAAAATTAAATTTACCTGTTGTAATACATAATAGAGAAAGTGATGAAGATGTTATTCAGATTTTAAAAGAAGAAAAAGATGACAATTTACAAATTCAACTTCATTGTTTCTCTAGCAAGTTAGATGTTTTAAAAGAAGCTTTAAATTTAGGTTCTTATATTTCATTTACTGGAAATATAACTTTCAAAAATAGTAATTTGAATGAAATTGTTAATTTTGTACCAGATGATAAAATTATGATTGAAACAGATGCTCCTTACATGACACCAGTACCAAATAGAGGTAAAAGGAATGAACCGAGTAATTTAGTAATTATAGCACAAAAATTATCAGAAATTAAGAACAGATCTTTACAAGAAATAATATTAATGACTACAAAAAACGCTAGAATTTTTTTTAATTTAACAACTTTTCTTTTTTGCTTTTTGATGTTTAATAATTTGTTTTCTCAAACAGATACAAATAAAACTTCAATAATAAAAACTAAAGGTATAATTGGTTTTGGACCACACTTTGGAACTTCAACAATTATTGTAGGGTCGGAAACAGATGCAAATTCTATAACAAGTTATGGAGGTTGGGTAAGTATCGTTCCACCAACAACATGGGGCGTTAAATGGATCCAATTTGATATTGCATATACTTTCTTTAAGAATTCAAAGCTTGCAGATTCTTCTTATTCAGCTTTGTTGAAAATAGATTCTTCAGTCCCAAAAATTATACCTCCAAACACTCATCAAACAATTGATTTTGCTTTAAGATTTATTGGTAATCCTTCAAACCGTATTAATTTTTATGCTACATTAGGATTTACTTACTTTAAAAATCGTTTTGGGGTTGATGAATACTTTTATACTCAACGAAAAGATTCAACTTTTAATGGTTTTGAAGATACGGGATTTGGACTTTGTGGCGGAGTTGGATGCTCATATAATCTTGATTTAGATTTTGGTACTTTTTCGCCAACAGCAGAATACAGAGCTTCTTCAATAATGACTGAACGTCAATTAAAACGAAGAAATGGAGAGTTCTTTCTAAGTCAAATTAGATTTGGTATTTATTTTTACCCAAAATTTTAATTGAAGTGTTATAATTATATCAATTACCTTAATAAATCTGGTATTGTTTCAAACAATTTGTTGAATGAAATTTTTGATGACGTTGATACTAGAATTGAAATAAATTTTTCTGATAATCTTCCATTAGGTTTTAACAAGTTTGGTGCAATTGGAGTAACATTATTCAAGAGAATATATTTTCTAAATAGGTTTAAATTTTTAGATCCATTTGAACAAATCGCAATCATTAGGCATGAGTTAGAGCATATTCAACAGCAAAATAAGCATGGTTTGTTTTTTTATATTTTATATTTATGTGAATGGGTTATCCATTTTATAAAATTATTATTTTCTAGCCCTATTAGTAAATTTAGAACTCTCCCTAATATAGCATACCATTTAATTTCTTTCGAAAAAAGTGCATATTTAATTGAAAATAAAACTAAAATCCTTTTAATTAATGAATCTAATTATGATAAATCAAATTACTAAAATTCATTTAGATGATATGTTGCAATTTTATACCCCATTAGTTTCAGATACAATGGATAGATTAGGTATAAAATCTTATGTAATTGATAAATCAATTCAATCAAACTCTAAAAATCCAGATTTAAAATTTTGTGGTTTTGCATATCCTTGTTTGGTTA
Above is a window of Chlorobiota bacterium DNA encoding:
- a CDS encoding OmpA family protein — translated: MKLSHNYFLVIPFFLLLIITVSAQNNFVVDSNLVKKLSSINTKDRENNPIVSSDGKIMFFNSTRKGTRAWATFDSLNNRFDEDIYFTRRLSTNNSVEEWSDPVNLGSKINTKSDEGVVSVSPDCKKIYFTSVKRGWLLDGGPFYYAQLRDTQLTNFKGLGGGITMFFRNNTKLNEKGDEDIHSKRFRLYGASISADGKDFYFATTAGTKSGFHEIFVSHFKNREWTYPQTLGSPINDSDYGNYAPFIAADGHTLFFSSNRPDGYGGDDIYVSINKDGYWQKPVNIGSPINTPTNESFISMTASGENIYICSTRDSSEDIYTTPLSSILPPQYVVMLRGTVLDSISENPLGARILAEETQTGDALFNTSSDGKNGTYSAVLESGKRYTFTVIAPGYKLFSIGYQVPKNTTYRELMYNFKLTPISTTTSLENFNPTNEESDVNDPRSKDENIEGEDDENEPTSKQIQLKGIITDKKSNKPLKGVVTLIDTETGDTLNIKKATQNGAYKINIDQGIDYTIHISEPKHYPVSIPYKVPETIYRRIVTSDFQLDKIEDVSPSLVENLRNSKVESDKNPKKNRTKEILERNDSTKNKTLDLRKLNGTITDIGTGVPLSSNIYLNESKSGNQAASTNSLTDGLYEIKLIPGIKYDIVVRAEGYSPETKSLIIPKSSSKQEFTYNFSLSKLNEINSKNNSLSTFVNKVIEPSENKIDNNMEALYTNKNQQQNDLEEYVTTKPIMSFGGKDLEVNPLFINLNAPFNYGTATVNPILYPQLDSLISMMKNDESMRIQIGGHTDNVGSSSYNKYLSQLRADAVKIYLIEKGQFQNYRIKSKGFGLDQPIDTNESDQGRTNNRRVEIKLLKNKLIKKFKLTSK
- the bcp gene encoding thioredoxin-dependent thiol peroxidase, with amino-acid sequence MLKIGDKAPSFTALDQNETIHSLSDYLGKKIVIYFYPKDMTSGCTTESCDFRDNLSRVKSGGAFVFGISPDSVKSHKKFEEKESLNFPLLSDQDKQICKAYFVWKEKSLYGKKYFGVERTTYIIDENGIISKIFNKVTVSGHVEDVLINLTQM
- a CDS encoding TatD family hydrolase; this translates as MIDTHSHIYSEHFDSDFDLMIQRAKNFGIEKIIVPATKPSEFHKIFNLINKNKIFIYGCLGIHPHHAHEINDTDLLNLESLSLNKNIVAIGEIGLDYHYDFCPKEIQKDVFRKQLRIAKKLNLPVVIHNRESDEDVIQILKEEKDDNLQIQLHCFSSKLDVLKEALNLGSYISFTGNITFKNSNLNEIVNFVPDDKIMIETDAPYMTPVPNRGKRNEPSNLVIIAQKLSEIKNRSLQEIILMTTKNARIFFNLTTFLFCFLMFNNLFSQTDTNKTSIIKTKGIIGFGPHFGTSTIIVGSETDANSITSYGGWVSIVPPTTWGVKWIQFDIAYTFFKNSKLADSSYSALLKIDSSVPKIIPPNTHQTIDFALRFIGNPSNRINFYATLGFTYFKNRFGVDEYFYTQRKDSTFNGFEDTGFGLCGGVGCSYNLDLDFGTFSPTAEYRASSIMTERQLKRRNGEFFLSQIRFGIYFYPKF